A stretch of uncultured Fretibacterium sp. DNA encodes these proteins:
- a CDS encoding MBL fold metallo-hydrolase has product MRIRFWGAAGEVTGSCYEVECGERRFLVDCGVHQGANEDERNRETFPFPVEGLDAVFLTHAHMDHSGRIPYLVRKGFAGPIWTTPATARLVEILWNDSVRLMKEEAEWRTRKAVRRGLPPVVPLYDEKDVDKALKLLRPTDWDTETAAADGVVFSLHDAGHILGSSSIAFNLNEGGRATRLVFSGDLGQQFPAVDRAPSAIREADYVLIESTYGDRLHKDDAATREEFRSVILTALKDRGKVLIPSFVVDRAQRLLFELSLMQIEGLLPEIPIFFDSPMGVRATELYRMYGDTLSGEVRRHAAAGVDLFSPKGFRSVSTPEESQRINDVPFGIVIAGSGMCTGGRIVHHLKHGAWNPRNHIVFVGYQAYGTLGRRIVDGETELRIAGEDVIVKAQVHTIGGFSAHGDRDDLLAWAGNYTTNPLFFVTHGEPKSSQALSAALRERGMRGIVPALGQEFSIEPGASAATMEAEAKPAAAARTPQAEIPGVLDDIERLLERLRRDEGVLADSEESRRLLLSARTSLESALRGRTAP; this is encoded by the coding sequence ATGAGGATACGTTTCTGGGGCGCTGCGGGCGAGGTGACGGGGTCCTGTTACGAGGTGGAGTGCGGGGAGCGTCGCTTTCTCGTGGACTGCGGCGTCCACCAGGGGGCGAACGAGGACGAGCGGAACCGGGAGACCTTTCCGTTCCCCGTCGAGGGGCTGGACGCGGTATTTCTGACCCACGCCCACATGGACCACTCCGGGCGCATCCCGTATCTCGTCCGAAAGGGGTTCGCGGGGCCCATCTGGACGACTCCCGCCACGGCCCGTCTGGTGGAGATACTCTGGAACGACTCCGTCCGTCTGATGAAGGAGGAGGCGGAGTGGCGGACCCGCAAGGCCGTCCGCCGGGGGCTGCCGCCGGTCGTTCCCCTCTACGACGAGAAGGATGTCGACAAGGCCCTGAAGCTCCTGAGGCCGACGGATTGGGATACGGAGACCGCTGCCGCCGATGGCGTGGTCTTCTCCCTGCACGACGCGGGGCATATCCTGGGAAGCTCCTCCATTGCCTTTAACCTGAATGAGGGGGGCAGGGCGACGCGCCTCGTCTTCAGCGGCGACCTCGGGCAGCAGTTCCCCGCGGTGGACCGGGCCCCCTCGGCAATCCGGGAGGCGGACTACGTCCTCATCGAGTCGACCTACGGCGACCGTCTGCACAAGGATGACGCGGCGACCCGGGAGGAATTCCGCAGCGTCATCCTGACGGCCCTGAAGGACCGGGGCAAAGTCCTGATTCCCAGTTTCGTCGTGGACCGGGCCCAGCGCCTCCTCTTCGAGCTCTCCCTGATGCAGATCGAAGGGCTGCTTCCCGAGATCCCGATCTTCTTCGACTCCCCCATGGGGGTCCGGGCCACGGAGCTCTATCGCATGTACGGCGACACGCTCTCCGGCGAGGTCCGGCGCCATGCTGCGGCGGGGGTGGACCTCTTCTCCCCGAAGGGGTTCCGGAGCGTATCGACCCCGGAGGAGTCGCAGAGGATCAACGACGTCCCCTTCGGCATCGTCATCGCCGGGAGCGGGATGTGCACGGGCGGACGCATCGTGCACCACCTGAAGCACGGGGCCTGGAATCCCAGGAACCACATCGTCTTCGTGGGATATCAGGCTTACGGGACCCTGGGGAGGCGTATCGTCGACGGGGAGACCGAGCTTCGGATCGCGGGGGAGGACGTGATTGTCAAGGCTCAGGTGCACACGATCGGCGGGTTCTCCGCGCATGGGGATCGCGACGACCTCCTCGCGTGGGCGGGCAACTACACGACGAACCCCCTGTTTTTCGTCACGCATGGGGAGCCGAAGTCCTCCCAGGCCCTTTCCGCCGCGCTGAGGGAACGGGGCATGAGGGGAATCGTCCCGGCCCTAGGGCAGGAATTCTCGATCGAGCCGGGCGCCTCCGCTGCCACCATGGAAGCCGAAGCCAAGCCCGCCGCTGCTGCCAGGACCCCGCAGGCCGAGATCCCGGGCGTCCTGGACGAC